The region AGGGTACACAACCGAAAAACTTGAGCAGGCTGCTGACCGGGTTTACGCACTGGAACACGCATTCAACATACGTCAGGGCATAAGCCGTAAAGATGACTGCATGCCGCAAAAACCGGACATCCGGGACACGGCAGAAGGCCGGGCCGATCTGGAAAAGCATGAAGAACATTTAAGCCGTTATTATGAACTGCGAGGCTACGACCGGCAGGGGCGGCCTACCCCGAAACGGCTTACGGAACTGGGACTGGCATTTGTGGATCAGGTCCTAAACGCGGATAACGGTTACAAACAATGGGATGGCCCACCCATGTGGAAACTGGAAAATTATCCTCATGGAGGAAATCGAAGTTAGGTACATCAACCGTTCATAATGACTTTACTCATTTGACCCATAACCCCGTAAAATCAAATGCAGCCACATCCACTAATCCCCGGTCGGTAAGTTTAAGGCTGGGGATTACCGGGAGGGCCAGAAAAGAAATCTGCATGAAAGGATTATAAGAACACCCCAACTGCTTTGTCGCCCGGTCCAGACCGCGTACTGCCTCAGCTACTTCATCCAACCCTTTATCGCTCATCAATCCGGCAACAGGCAGGGACAGTGTCCCCAGAACTTCGCCAGAACGTACCACGGTAAAACCTCCGCCTATGCGCGCTACTTCACGCGCGGCCAGCACCATATCGACATCATTCATCCCGGCCACAACCAGATTATGTGAATCGTGCGCTACGGTTCCGGCAATAGCACCGCAGGAAAGCCCCAGCCCGCGAACAAAACCGGTAGCCCGGTTTCCTGTCGCCGTATGACGCTCAATAACCGTAAGCTTACATATATCCCGCGATGGATCGGCAATGGGCTGACCTCCTTCAAGCAACGGTTCCAATTCCAGATTCTCAGTCAACAATTGTCCGCGGGAGACACCGATAACCCTGATATTTCCGCGCCCCTCTTCCGGCCTAAACATACTTTCATCAATTTCGCTCCCTATATTCATGGAACTGAGCGGCGGAAAACCGGCGTCAGATTCAAAGCATAGTTCTTCCAGAAATTGGCCTTCAATAAAGACATTTTCAACGGCGAATTCTTTAAGATCATCCACTAGGAAACAATTGGCCCGGAACCCCGGAGCGATGGCCCCGTATCCGCTAAGTCCGAAATAGCGGGCAGTATTGATGGAAACCATCTGCACCGCCCGCACCGGGTCCATACCGAGGGCCACAGCGCGACGCAGCCCGTAATCAAGATGCCCGTTCTCCCGCAGATCCAGCACGTTACGATCATCGGTGACGATGGAAATATTCTGGGAATTGAAATCATTAACCATGCCGAGCAAATCTTCCATATTACGCTCAAGCGATCCTTCACGCATCATCAGATGCATTCCTGAGCGCATTTTTTCCATCGCTTCCGGAGTGTTGGAGCATTCATGATCACTGCGCGGCCCGGCCAGAATGTAAGCATTCAAATCCAGCCCCGAAAGAAGCGGGGCATGCCCGTCTATCCTGTGTCCTTTAGCCGCTTCGAGCTTGGATAATACTTCCGGGTCCTTCGCCAGCACCCCGGGAAAATTCATCATCTCCGCCAGCCCGAGAATACGCTCAGGATAAAGCCGACGGAAATGTTCAAAATCACCGGCACTGAGCACAGCACCGGAAGTCTCCAGTGCGGTAGCCGGCACACATGACGGAAACATAAAAAATATGGAAACAGGCAGATTGCGGGAGACCTCCAGCATATATTCCACTCCGGCAGAACCCGACACATTGGCTATTTCATGTGGATCGCAAACCACGGCAGCGGTGCCCCTTGCGGCAACTGCCTGTGCAAAATGAGGCGGAGTCAGCAGGGTTGATTCTATGTGGATATGCCCCTCCACAAGCCCCGGAAGCAAAAAACGTCCTCCGGCATCAAATACTCTTTCAGCCTTGTAATCACCAAAACCGAGAAATATTCCTCCGGCAATTCCCACATCGGACTCATGGATTTCACCACTGAGCACATTTACCACCCGGCAATTTCGGATAACCAGATCCGCTTTTTCAAGACCACGGGCTTGATCTATCATTTTAGACAGCTGCATAACCACTCCGGTGTTAAGAAACAATACACTGCCTGTATTTTAACACCTTTCACCAGTACATAACAGCCTTACGAACACAAGGATCATGAATTCACATCACCCAGCCGAGTTAATTAAGAATAAAAAGGATATGACTTTTTAATTAGGGCTTATTGACAAGATAATCAGCTTGAGGCAATATTTCCGAAAACGTTTGCGGTTACGTTTGCATAACCATTTGCATAATCTGGAAAAGGACGATTCAGGCAGGAAAAATGAGCAAAAATTTTCAGGACTACCCGCACAAAAGATTCAACCCCCTGACCGGCGAATGGGTGCTGGTTTCTCCACACCGAACCAAGCGTCCATGGCAGGGAAAGCAGGAAAAAAGTGCATCTAACACCCTGCCCGAGTATGACGATAAATGTTATCTCTGCCCCGGAAACAGCCGCAATCAGGGCGCGCATAACCCCGACTACACAGACGTTTTTATTTTCGACAATGATTTCCCCGCCCTTCTAAGTGAATCTGTGGAAGGCTTCAGTGATGCCGACAATCTCTTTAAAGTGGAACCGGAAAACGGTATCTGCCGGGTGATCTGTTTCTCTCCCCGCCACGACTTGACGATTTCACGCATGCAACCGCAAGCGGTACGCAAGGTGGTCGACGCTTGGTGTGCCCAGTTCGATGAGTTGGGAAAACGCGAAGACATCGGCTACGTGCAGATTTTTGAAAACCGGGGTGACATCATGGGCTGCTCCAACCCTCATCCTCACGGGCAGATCTGGGCGACCGGTTCCATACCGGTAATCCCTGAAGCCGAAGATAATCGCCAGCGTGAATATCTGGAAGAAAACGGGGAGTGCCTTTTGTGCCGCTACGTAAAGCGGGAACGGGAAAATAAAGAGCGGATAATTTTTGAAAACGAATCCTTTGTCGCCCTTGTCCCCTTCTGGGCTGTCTGGCCTTTTGAAACAATGCTCCTGCCTAAAGTCCACATGGGCGCCATCAGCCGGATGGACGCCGCCCAACGTGAAGACCTTGCCGATGCTTTGATACGCATGGGCATCCGCTACGATAATCTTTTCGAGACATCATTTCCCTACTCAATGGGCATCCACCAGATGCCGACAGACAATGAAGAGAGCAAGCACTGGCATTGGCATATTCACTACTACCCGCCTCTGCTGCGGTCTGCCACTGTGAAAAAATTCATGGTCGGTTTTGAGATGCTGGGCATGCCGCAGCGGGATATCACCGCCGAACAGAGCGCGCAGCGACTGCGTGATCTACCGGAAAAACATTATTTGGACCGGGGAGAATAACATGCATTCAGTTGAGGCTTACCGTAAACATCTGGAGCAGAATGGATTTGACCGTATTTTCGGCCTGAACCATTCATGGTCCAGACTGAGCGAGTCTCGCACGCGCATGGAAAAACTGCTCCTTGATATGGAAAAAGCCTTCTCCCCTAAACAGATCTGTTTTGCCAGTGCTCCGGGCCGCACGGAAATGGGGGGAAACCATACCGATCACAACCACGGACATGTTCTGGCAGCAGCCGTAAATCTGGACTGTCTTGCCGTGTTTTCCCCGGCGGAAGGGAATGTGGCGACCATTATTTCCGAAGGTTACAATCCCATCATTGTTGATATTTCAGAGACAACTCCCCGCAAGGAAGAGAATGAAACAAGTGCCGCCATTGTACGCGGTGTTGCAGACGGATTCCGTAAGCTGGGATTTAAAACAGGCGGATTCAACGCCTGCGTGCACAGCACCATTCCAGCAGGGGCCGGGCTGAGTTCCTCCGCGGCATTTGAAGTGCTTGTGGGCCGGATTTTCAGCTATCTTTTTAACGGAGCAAAAGTCGACCCGCTCCAGATCGCCCGCATCGCCAAACAGGCGGAGAATATACATTTCAATAAACCCTGCGGTTTCATGGACCAGATGGCCTGCTCATTCGAGGGGATTCTATCCATTGACTTTGCCGACCCGGACAATCCGGGAATCACAAGAGTGTCTCCGGGCTTTGATACTCAAAACCGAACCGCCGGATTTTATGGCACAGGGTTCCGGCTTTGCGTCATCAATACCGGCGGCAGTCATTCGGACATGACTCCTGATTACGCCGCCATCCCGGAAGAAATGTATCAGGGTGCGCGGAGCTGCGGGCAGGATCAGGCAAAAGGATTAACTCTGAACAATGTTCTGGATAACATTGACCGCATCCGGCAACTCGCCGGGGACCGGGCGATTCTGCGATTAATGCATTTCATTGGTGAAAATGAGCGGGCCCAGCAACAAGCCGCAGCCCTGCACGAAGGTAACATGCCTGAATTTCTGCGCCTTGTCGCCGAATCAGGCCACTCTTCCTGCTCCCTGCTGCAAAACTGCTATAGCCCCGCAACACCCAGAAAACAGCCTATACCTCTGGCCCTGAACCTGACGGAGCTGACTCTCGGCACGAATGGAGTGGGCAGAGTTCACGGAGGAGGCTTTGCAGGAACCATTCAAGCTTATATCCACGAAAGAGATTTCGGAAGATACAAACATTTAATGGAAAACGTTTTCGGCGAGAATTCAGTAATTGAACTATGCATCCGCCAGCCGGGCAATGAATTCCTGACCATACCCGACAAAGGAACGGAGGCTTAGTATGGGACATGTGACGCTGAAAGACCTCGCAAAGAAACTGGGCATCTCTGCATCGACGGTTTCACGAGCCCTGCATGATCATCCTGATATCAGTGATAAAACCAAAAAACTGGTCATGGAAGCGGCGGACAAATACGGCTATCAGCCAAACCCTATCGCCCAGAGCCTGAAGAAACAAAGCAGCAAGGTAATCGGGGTCATCGTCCCTGAAATCAAACACAATTTTTTTGCCACAGTCATCAGCGGTATTGAGGAAATCGCATACAATGCCGGCTACATTATCATGGTCTGCCAATCCAATGAGACCCTGCAGCGTGAAATAGTAACGACCAAGGCTCTGGCTGCCAACAGGGTTGCCGGAGTACTTATGGCTGTTTCACTTGAAACCACAACTTGGGAACACATCAGAGCCCTGATGAAACAGGGCATCCCGCTTATCCAGTTTGACCGGGTGATTGATGAGCTTGATACCGGGAAAGTGGTCATCGACGATTTCCGTGCATCTTACCAAATGACTTCCCAC is a window of Maridesulfovibrio sp. DNA encoding:
- the ade gene encoding adenine deaminase: MQLSKMIDQARGLEKADLVIRNCRVVNVLSGEIHESDVGIAGGIFLGFGDYKAERVFDAGGRFLLPGLVEGHIHIESTLLTPPHFAQAVAARGTAAVVCDPHEIANVSGSAGVEYMLEVSRNLPVSIFFMFPSCVPATALETSGAVLSAGDFEHFRRLYPERILGLAEMMNFPGVLAKDPEVLSKLEAAKGHRIDGHAPLLSGLDLNAYILAGPRSDHECSNTPEAMEKMRSGMHLMMREGSLERNMEDLLGMVNDFNSQNISIVTDDRNVLDLRENGHLDYGLRRAVALGMDPVRAVQMVSINTARYFGLSGYGAIAPGFRANCFLVDDLKEFAVENVFIEGQFLEELCFESDAGFPPLSSMNIGSEIDESMFRPEEGRGNIRVIGVSRGQLLTENLELEPLLEGGQPIADPSRDICKLTVIERHTATGNRATGFVRGLGLSCGAIAGTVAHDSHNLVVAGMNDVDMVLAAREVARIGGGFTVVRSGEVLGTLSLPVAGLMSDKGLDEVAEAVRGLDRATKQLGCSYNPFMQISFLALPVIPSLKLTDRGLVDVAAFDFTGLWVK
- a CDS encoding UDP-glucose--hexose-1-phosphate uridylyltransferase; translation: MSKNFQDYPHKRFNPLTGEWVLVSPHRTKRPWQGKQEKSASNTLPEYDDKCYLCPGNSRNQGAHNPDYTDVFIFDNDFPALLSESVEGFSDADNLFKVEPENGICRVICFSPRHDLTISRMQPQAVRKVVDAWCAQFDELGKREDIGYVQIFENRGDIMGCSNPHPHGQIWATGSIPVIPEAEDNRQREYLEENGECLLCRYVKRERENKERIIFENESFVALVPFWAVWPFETMLLPKVHMGAISRMDAAQREDLADALIRMGIRYDNLFETSFPYSMGIHQMPTDNEESKHWHWHIHYYPPLLRSATVKKFMVGFEMLGMPQRDITAEQSAQRLRDLPEKHYLDRGE
- a CDS encoding galactokinase family protein codes for the protein MHSVEAYRKHLEQNGFDRIFGLNHSWSRLSESRTRMEKLLLDMEKAFSPKQICFASAPGRTEMGGNHTDHNHGHVLAAAVNLDCLAVFSPAEGNVATIISEGYNPIIVDISETTPRKEENETSAAIVRGVADGFRKLGFKTGGFNACVHSTIPAGAGLSSSAAFEVLVGRIFSYLFNGAKVDPLQIARIAKQAENIHFNKPCGFMDQMACSFEGILSIDFADPDNPGITRVSPGFDTQNRTAGFYGTGFRLCVINTGGSHSDMTPDYAAIPEEMYQGARSCGQDQAKGLTLNNVLDNIDRIRQLAGDRAILRLMHFIGENERAQQQAAALHEGNMPEFLRLVAESGHSSCSLLQNCYSPATPRKQPIPLALNLTELTLGTNGVGRVHGGGFAGTIQAYIHERDFGRYKHLMENVFGENSVIELCIRQPGNEFLTIPDKGTEA
- a CDS encoding LacI family DNA-binding transcriptional regulator gives rise to the protein MGHVTLKDLAKKLGISASTVSRALHDHPDISDKTKKLVMEAADKYGYQPNPIAQSLKKQSSKVIGVIVPEIKHNFFATVISGIEEIAYNAGYIIMVCQSNETLQREIVTTKALAANRVAGVLMAVSLETTTWEHIRALMKQGIPLIQFDRVIDELDTGKVVIDDFRASYQMTSHLIDRGYKRIGFLAGSEGITMNKLRFNGYRQALKNHGVPFYPELHINIGGCRGRNGRIGAEEYLKMDNPPDAILCINDPVAVGAFCRFREEGLRIPEDVALAGFSGSPESALIEPGLSSVAQPAFEMGKAAATLLLKQLHEKENFRPETITLETELLLRGSSYKEKK